From the Planktothricoides raciborskii GIHE-MW2 genome, the window TGTCGTAATCTGGAATGGCAGGATGTTCTTGCTTGTGATGCCTGCATTTAATCTTGACACAGCCTTTTTGATCATGACTCGTTCCTACACTGTCAAAATTCACTATCGCCAAACCGGACAACATTACACCGTTGAAGTTCCGGAAGATCGCTACATCCTCCACACGGCAGAAGACCAAAATGCCGATTTACCTTTTTCCTGTCGGAATGGCGCCTGCACCAGTTGCGCCGTGCGGATAATTTCTGGGGAAGTTTATCAGCCGGAAGCAATGGGTTTATCCCCTCACTTAAGACAGGAAGGCTATGCGCTTTTATGT encodes:
- a CDS encoding 2Fe-2S iron-sulfur cluster-binding protein; this encodes MTRSYTVKIHYRQTGQHYTVEVPEDRYILHTAEDQNADLPFSCRNGACTSCAVRIISGEVYQPEAMGLSPHLRQEGYALLCVSYPRSDLVVETQDEDEVYELQFGRYFGKGKVRAGLPLDED